One genomic region from Nitrospinota bacterium encodes:
- the purS gene encoding phosphoribosylformylglycinamidine synthase subunit PurS, translating into MLAKIHVTYKKGVLDTQGQAVHHALTGLGYSEVKQVTVGKYMEVQMEGLSEDEAQVRVQEMCEKLLANTVIESYQITLSPTE; encoded by the coding sequence ATGCTCGCAAAAATTCACGTTACATACAAAAAAGGTGTCCTCGACACGCAGGGTCAGGCCGTTCATCATGCTCTCACCGGCCTTGGCTATAGTGAAGTCAAGCAGGTGACTGTGGGCAAATACATGGAAGTCCAGATGGAAGGCCTTTCTGAAGATGAGGCTCAGGTCCGGGTCCAGGAAATGTGCGAAAAACTATTGGCCAATACCGTAATCGAATCCTACCAGATCACGCTGTCCCCTACGGAATAA
- the purF gene encoding amidophosphoribosyltransferase, producing MLDKFHDECGVVGVFGHPEAANLVYLGLYSLQHRGQESAGIVSSRDGKLHLEVGMGLVADVFQGNRLEKLTGNMAIGHNRYSTAGDSALANAQPCLINYSEGSLSLAHNGNLVNAMTIRRRLGASGSIFQSTNDSEVIVHLMAQAKGDTFVDRAATALNEVKGAYSLLLMTEDEMIAARDPQGFRPLCLGKLDGAYIIASESCAFDLIEGEFIRELEPGELLLINKDGLQSFFPFQKAPTRQCVFEHIYFSRPDSFLFNKSVYETRKEIGRALAQEWPADADLVVPVPDSGVISAMGFAEESGLPYEMGLIRNHYVGRTFIEPQSQIRHFGVKVKLNAVRPVLEGKRVVVIDDSIVRGTTSRKIVKMIRDAGAKEVHLRISSPPILFSCFYGIDTPTKNELLASKYDLKGIKEFLQADSVHYISIEKMLSVFKDQKGNFCTACFDGNYPVKIEDHEPDLEQLNLFMAPQQ from the coding sequence ATGCTCGATAAGTTTCATGATGAATGCGGAGTGGTCGGAGTTTTTGGCCATCCAGAAGCCGCAAACCTGGTTTACCTCGGACTCTACTCATTGCAACATCGAGGCCAGGAAAGCGCGGGCATCGTTTCCAGTCGCGATGGAAAGTTGCATCTGGAAGTGGGGATGGGACTGGTAGCGGATGTATTTCAAGGGAACCGCCTGGAAAAACTTACCGGTAATATGGCCATCGGACACAACCGCTATTCCACCGCCGGTGATAGTGCCCTGGCAAACGCCCAACCCTGCCTGATCAATTATTCCGAGGGATCGTTATCTCTGGCCCACAACGGGAATCTGGTGAACGCCATGACCATCCGCCGGAGACTCGGCGCTTCGGGGTCGATATTCCAGTCCACGAACGATAGCGAAGTCATCGTGCATTTGATGGCTCAAGCCAAGGGAGATACTTTTGTCGACCGTGCCGCCACCGCACTGAACGAAGTGAAGGGAGCGTATTCTCTCCTCTTAATGACCGAAGATGAGATGATCGCCGCTCGTGACCCGCAGGGCTTTCGGCCTTTGTGCCTCGGAAAACTGGATGGGGCCTACATCATCGCTTCGGAATCTTGCGCCTTTGATTTGATTGAAGGAGAATTCATCCGCGAGTTAGAACCCGGAGAATTGCTGCTCATCAATAAAGATGGCTTGCAATCTTTTTTTCCGTTTCAAAAAGCGCCAACCCGGCAATGCGTCTTCGAGCATATTTACTTTTCCAGGCCCGACAGTTTTCTGTTCAACAAATCCGTTTATGAAACCCGGAAAGAGATAGGCCGGGCTTTGGCCCAGGAATGGCCTGCGGATGCCGATCTTGTTGTTCCCGTGCCCGATTCAGGCGTGATTTCAGCTATGGGATTTGCCGAAGAATCCGGACTTCCCTACGAGATGGGCCTTATTCGCAACCATTATGTAGGACGGACATTCATCGAACCCCAGTCCCAGATCCGCCATTTTGGAGTAAAAGTAAAATTAAACGCCGTCCGGCCGGTGCTTGAGGGCAAGCGCGTGGTGGTTATAGACGATTCGATCGTACGCGGAACCACAAGCCGTAAAATCGTAAAAATGATACGCGATGCAGGGGCAAAGGAAGTCCATCTCCGCATCAGCTCGCCGCCGATTCTGTTTTCCTGTTTTTATGGAATCGACACGCCCACAAAAAACGAGTTACTCGCATCTAAATATGATCTTAAAGGAATCAAAGAATTTCTGCAGGCCGATTCGGTTCACTATATAAGCATTGAAAAAATGCTGTCCGTTTTCAAGGACCAAAAGGGAAACTTCTGCACCGCTTGTTTCGACGGAAATTATCCGGTAAAGATTGAAGACCATGAACCCGATTTGGAACAGTTGAACCTGTTCATGGCCCCCCAACAGTAA
- a CDS encoding thioredoxin family protein codes for MALMHSTMVPLGEPAHAFSLPGVDGKEYTLESFTDKRILVIIFMCNHCPYVKAVLSRLIDLQNQMADRGVQLVGINSNDASRYPDDSFDNMKKIAEEMKIPFPYLFDATQEIARAYDAVCTPDIYVYGEERTLLYRGRIDDNWERPERVAQRDLKDAIDAALAENKISEEQIPSMGCSIKWKQN; via the coding sequence ATGGCGTTGATGCATTCCACCATGGTGCCGCTTGGAGAGCCTGCCCACGCATTTTCCCTTCCCGGTGTGGATGGGAAGGAATACACTCTCGAAAGCTTTACGGATAAGCGCATTCTAGTCATTATTTTCATGTGCAACCATTGCCCGTATGTGAAAGCCGTTCTTTCCCGGCTGATCGACTTGCAAAATCAGATGGCGGACAGGGGCGTGCAACTGGTGGGCATCAATTCCAACGACGCCTCGCGCTACCCTGATGATTCTTTCGACAATATGAAAAAAATTGCCGAGGAAATGAAAATCCCTTTCCCTTACCTGTTCGATGCCACCCAGGAAATTGCCAGGGCCTACGATGCGGTTTGCACACCGGACATCTATGTTTATGGAGAGGAACGGACTTTGTTATATCGAGGGCGGATCGATGACAATTGGGAACGCCCGGAAAGAGTAGCGCAGAGGGATCTTAAAGACGCAATCGACGCGGCTCTTGCCGAAAATAAAATTTCAGAGGAGCAGATCCCGTCTATGGGATGTTCCATTAAATGGAAACAGAATTGA
- the purL gene encoding phosphoribosylformylglycinamidine synthase subunit PurL, with product MPQSQNPQPTPEITPEIVKQHGLTIQEYQRILDLLGRAPNFTELGIFSVMWSEHCSYKSSRPYLKNLPTKGPRVLQGPGENAGVIDIGDGLAVVFKIESHNHPSFIEPHQGAATGVGGIMRDIFTMGARPIALLNSLRFGDLEDPRTRYLLNGVVDGISSYGNCTGVPTVGGEIYFDSCYNGNILVNAFCLGLVKSDKIFLAKAGGVGNPVIYVGAKTGRDGIHGASLLASSEFDETTEEKRPTVQVGDPFTEKLLIETCLELMTKDWVIGVQDMGAAGLTSSSFEMAGNSGTGIEFDLSQVPLREKGMTAYEILLSESQERMLFVVKKGHEEDTLQILKKWGLDGAVIGHVTESLNVRIKYQGEEVVNLPISPVVEGALDLKRPKSRPQYLEAVQHLDLTELASPARGDEALKKLLASPNIASKEWVYEQYDHMVRLNTLVLPGSDAAVMRIPDTHKAVALSVDCNSRYCYLDPFMGAQIAVAECSRNVVCSGATPIGLTNCLNFGNPEKPEIMWQFEQAVLGIAEACKYFDIPVVSGNVSLYNETKGVSIFPTPTVAVVGLLDNLEHRCTQWFKNSGDLIGLLGLTLEEIAGSEYLKLAFDLCQGKPPYLDKKQEKAVQEVCLQLIQGQLVHSAHDCSEGGLAVAIVESCITGPENALGATLNLDSTLRTDALLFGESQSRILISFAAENRQAIAEMAQKKDVPFTVIGEVGGSHFTANINSTEYIRQDIQTLKNIWKNTLGNYAR from the coding sequence GTGCCACAATCACAAAACCCCCAACCCACACCTGAAATCACCCCGGAAATAGTCAAACAACATGGATTGACCATTCAGGAATACCAACGGATTCTCGATCTATTGGGGCGGGCTCCCAATTTCACCGAGCTTGGAATTTTTTCGGTCATGTGGAGCGAGCATTGCAGTTACAAAAGTTCACGGCCTTATCTAAAAAACCTGCCCACCAAGGGCCCGCGCGTCTTGCAGGGACCTGGGGAAAATGCAGGAGTCATTGATATTGGCGATGGGTTGGCAGTCGTGTTCAAAATAGAAAGTCACAACCACCCCTCTTTCATCGAGCCGCATCAGGGCGCGGCCACCGGGGTTGGCGGCATCATGCGCGATATCTTCACTATGGGCGCGCGTCCCATCGCTCTATTGAACTCCCTCCGGTTCGGCGACCTTGAAGACCCCCGCACCCGTTATCTTTTAAACGGCGTGGTGGACGGCATCTCCAGTTATGGCAACTGCACCGGCGTCCCCACCGTTGGCGGAGAAATCTATTTTGACTCCTGCTACAACGGCAATATTCTCGTCAACGCCTTCTGCCTCGGGCTCGTAAAATCAGATAAAATTTTTCTTGCCAAAGCCGGCGGCGTGGGCAATCCGGTGATCTACGTTGGGGCCAAAACCGGCAGGGACGGAATCCACGGAGCCAGTCTTCTGGCCTCCTCGGAATTCGACGAAACCACCGAGGAAAAGCGCCCCACCGTGCAGGTGGGAGACCCGTTTACGGAAAAACTTCTCATCGAAACCTGCCTGGAACTGATGACAAAAGACTGGGTCATCGGCGTTCAGGACATGGGAGCGGCAGGCTTGACCTCATCCTCCTTTGAAATGGCGGGCAACTCTGGAACCGGTATCGAGTTCGATCTTTCCCAGGTTCCCCTTCGGGAAAAAGGAATGACGGCTTACGAAATTCTCCTGTCTGAATCCCAGGAGCGCATGTTGTTCGTGGTCAAAAAAGGTCATGAAGAAGACACACTGCAAATTTTGAAGAAATGGGGTCTCGATGGCGCCGTCATCGGCCATGTGACGGAGTCCCTTAACGTCCGCATCAAGTATCAGGGAGAAGAAGTCGTCAACCTGCCGATTTCACCGGTAGTGGAGGGCGCTCTGGATCTTAAACGTCCCAAAAGTAGACCGCAGTATCTGGAAGCGGTCCAGCATCTGGATCTGACCGAGCTTGCGTCCCCCGCACGCGGCGATGAAGCACTCAAAAAACTGTTGGCCTCTCCCAACATCGCCAGCAAGGAGTGGGTCTATGAGCAATATGACCATATGGTGCGTCTCAACACGCTGGTTTTGCCGGGGTCCGATGCCGCCGTCATGCGCATCCCCGATACCCATAAAGCGGTGGCGCTCTCCGTAGACTGCAACAGCCGCTACTGTTATCTCGATCCCTTCATGGGAGCGCAAATTGCGGTGGCCGAATGCTCCCGAAACGTGGTCTGTTCTGGAGCCACCCCCATCGGCTTGACGAATTGTCTGAATTTTGGCAACCCTGAAAAACCCGAAATCATGTGGCAGTTTGAGCAGGCGGTGCTGGGGATTGCCGAAGCCTGCAAGTATTTTGATATTCCTGTGGTCAGCGGCAATGTCAGTCTTTATAATGAAACCAAAGGCGTTTCTATTTTCCCGACGCCCACCGTCGCGGTGGTTGGGCTATTGGACAATCTGGAACACCGTTGCACGCAGTGGTTTAAAAATTCAGGAGATCTGATCGGCCTGTTGGGATTGACTCTGGAGGAAATCGCGGGCAGTGAATATCTCAAACTGGCTTTCGATTTGTGTCAGGGGAAGCCCCCGTATCTGGATAAAAAACAGGAAAAAGCCGTTCAGGAAGTTTGCCTGCAATTGATTCAAGGGCAATTAGTTCATTCAGCCCACGATTGTTCCGAAGGAGGATTGGCCGTAGCCATTGTCGAGTCCTGTATCACCGGACCCGAGAATGCTTTGGGCGCAACATTGAATCTGGATTCCACACTCAGAACAGATGCGCTGCTATTCGGTGAATCCCAGTCCCGTATTCTCATCTCCTTCGCGGCAGAAAACAGGCAGGCCATTGCAGAGATGGCGCAGAAAAAGGATGTTCCGTTTACTGTGATCGGTGAAGTGGGAGGCTCTCATTTCACAGCCAATATAAATAGCACTGAATATATTCGTCAGGATATTCAGACCTTGAAAAATATCTGGAAAAACACCCTGGGGAATTATGCTCGATAA
- a CDS encoding UPF0182 family protein yields the protein MNTVKKWLFILTGAVVAGSLFADKILVFYIDWLWFQNLGFESVLLTTVGSQMGLGLLVGLSFFAVTYLFLRHTFNKTSHLPVLLSDQMKRELPFLDLMANNLKPLILFGPLVIAAMTGLVMAQKWDTFLIFFNNVPFGRVDPIFERDYSFYLFVLPFWALFKSILWEALIVSAIGVGLIFFFKRFVYLGPSGVVILPEARRTLLLLIGYFFILLAVDFYFQRFGLLTGGNGVLTGIGFSDDYGRLPLLDIMSFVSVIGALISFLSIFKGGFKKVVWTAGGLAILFFGGNIVPTVLQKLIVGPNELIKETPYIEHTIAGSLAGYGLDQTETNALEGSTSLTAESIKANSATIENIRLWDQEPLLDTLGQIQEIRTYYQFNSVDNDRYLINGNYRQTLLSPRELLSSSLPNRTWINEHLTFTHGYGVSLSPVNQVTPEGLPVLFIKDIPPRSQVDLTITRPEIYFGELPSDHVFVNTGTKEFDYPEGEKNVYKNYEGTGGVLVGSFIRKVILAARFKTMKMLFSEDIENESRVLMYRNITERVQKVAPFLRLDNDPYMVISNGGLHWIYDAYTVSDRFPYSQMIPRFGNYVRNSVKIVIDAYEGSMSFYISDPKDPIILTYQRIFPELFKDLKEMPEDLRKHIRYPSDLFAIQTFIYATYHMKTPQIFYNKEDQWEIPEIDGKVMRPYYTIMKLPSKKKEEYILMLPFTPQGKSNLSAWMVARSDGENYGKLVAYTFPKQKLVYGPSQIVARINQEAEISRQVSLWDQRGSSVIQGTLLVIPIEEALIYVRPLYLKADAGKIPELKRVIVGYEDSIAMERTLEEALQKIFGGLMGKESKEVERMVGEKLEFPETQSPGDEKVVLRQSDYMKIKTIFDRVMASQGELDQTLSNYKKDLQSLGEILGEAEKKEMQKNHATETQGIGSE from the coding sequence ATGAATACTGTAAAAAAATGGCTGTTCATTTTAACGGGTGCGGTGGTTGCCGGCTCATTGTTTGCCGATAAAATTCTGGTTTTTTATATTGATTGGCTCTGGTTTCAAAACCTTGGATTTGAATCGGTTTTATTAACCACCGTCGGCTCGCAAATGGGTTTGGGATTGCTGGTGGGACTTTCGTTTTTTGCGGTCACTTATTTATTCCTTCGCCATACCTTCAATAAAACCTCCCATCTTCCCGTATTGCTTTCCGATCAGATGAAAAGAGAGCTTCCGTTTTTGGATTTGATGGCCAACAATTTAAAACCCCTGATTCTCTTTGGTCCGTTAGTGATTGCCGCCATGACCGGGCTGGTGATGGCCCAGAAATGGGACACCTTTTTAATTTTTTTCAATAACGTTCCCTTTGGCAGGGTCGATCCGATCTTTGAAAGGGATTATTCCTTTTATTTGTTTGTCTTGCCATTTTGGGCCCTGTTCAAATCGATTTTATGGGAAGCTCTGATTGTTTCCGCTATTGGTGTGGGTTTGATTTTTTTCTTCAAGCGGTTTGTTTATCTTGGCCCATCAGGGGTGGTGATTCTTCCTGAAGCGCGCCGGACCCTCCTTTTGCTCATCGGTTATTTCTTTATATTATTGGCGGTTGATTTCTATTTTCAACGGTTTGGTCTGCTGACCGGAGGCAATGGCGTGTTGACGGGAATCGGTTTTTCCGATGATTACGGACGGCTTCCTCTTCTTGATATCATGTCTTTTGTGTCGGTCATAGGAGCCCTGATAAGCTTTCTAAGTATTTTTAAAGGCGGATTCAAGAAGGTCGTTTGGACCGCCGGCGGGTTGGCGATCCTTTTCTTTGGTGGAAATATTGTTCCGACCGTTCTGCAGAAATTGATCGTTGGCCCCAACGAACTGATAAAGGAAACCCCGTATATCGAACACACCATTGCCGGGTCGCTTGCGGGCTATGGTCTGGACCAAACGGAAACCAATGCCCTGGAGGGTTCGACCTCGCTCACCGCTGAAAGCATCAAAGCCAACTCTGCGACTATAGAAAATATACGGCTTTGGGATCAGGAGCCTCTTTTAGACACCCTGGGGCAGATCCAGGAAATTCGCACTTATTATCAATTTAACTCAGTGGACAACGACCGTTATTTGATCAACGGCAACTATCGGCAGACCCTGCTGTCGCCCAGGGAACTTCTATCCAGCAGTTTGCCCAACCGCACCTGGATCAACGAACATCTGACTTTTACGCACGGCTATGGAGTGTCTCTCAGCCCTGTGAACCAGGTGACTCCCGAAGGCCTGCCGGTTCTGTTTATTAAGGACATCCCTCCCCGGTCACAGGTGGATTTGACCATCACCCGCCCGGAAATTTATTTTGGCGAGCTTCCCAGTGACCATGTATTTGTCAATACGGGCACAAAGGAATTTGATTATCCCGAAGGAGAAAAGAACGTTTATAAAAATTACGAAGGCACTGGTGGGGTCCTTGTCGGTTCCTTCATCCGCAAGGTAATTCTGGCCGCCCGTTTCAAAACCATGAAAATGCTCTTCTCAGAAGATATAGAAAATGAAAGCCGAGTGTTGATGTACCGGAACATCACCGAGCGCGTACAAAAAGTGGCTCCCTTTCTCAGGTTGGATAATGACCCCTACATGGTTATATCTAATGGCGGTTTGCACTGGATTTATGATGCCTACACTGTGAGCGACCGGTTTCCCTATTCACAAATGATTCCGCGGTTTGGAAACTATGTGAGAAATTCCGTCAAAATCGTGATCGACGCCTACGAAGGCTCCATGAGTTTTTATATTTCCGACCCCAAAGACCCGATCATTCTTACTTATCAGCGCATCTTTCCCGAGCTGTTCAAGGATCTCAAGGAGATGCCTGAGGATTTGAGAAAACATATTCGTTATCCGTCGGATCTTTTTGCCATTCAAACGTTTATTTATGCCACCTACCATATGAAAACCCCGCAGATATTTTATAACAAGGAAGATCAGTGGGAGATTCCAGAGATCGATGGAAAGGTCATGCGCCCTTATTACACCATCATGAAACTGCCCTCCAAGAAAAAGGAAGAATACATTCTCATGCTTCCCTTCACTCCGCAGGGAAAGAGCAACCTTTCCGCCTGGATGGTGGCCCGCAGTGACGGCGAGAATTATGGCAAACTCGTGGCCTACACCTTCCCCAAACAGAAACTGGTTTATGGTCCCAGCCAAATCGTCGCCCGCATCAATCAGGAGGCGGAAATTTCCCGCCAGGTTTCACTGTGGGATCAACGCGGGTCCAGCGTCATTCAGGGAACCCTGCTGGTCATTCCCATTGAAGAAGCCTTGATCTATGTGCGCCCCTTGTATCTCAAGGCGGATGCTGGAAAAATCCCTGAATTGAAGCGAGTCATTGTTGGCTATGAGGACAGCATCGCCATGGAGAGAACTCTGGAGGAAGCTCTGCAAAAAATATTCGGCGGTCTTATGGGAAAGGAATCTAAAGAAGTGGAACGGATGGTGGGTGAGAAGCTGGAGTTTCCTGAAACTCAAAGTCCTGGCGATGAAAAAGTAGTGCTCCGGCAATCCGATTATATGAAAATTAAAACAATCTTTGACCGGGTGATGGCGTCACAAGGGGAACTGGATCAGACGCTGTCCAATTACAAAAAAGATCTTCAGTCTTTGGGGGAGATTTTGGGAGAAGCGGAGAAGAAAGAAATGCAAAAAAACCACGCCACAGAGACACAGGGAATCGGTTCGGAGTAA
- a CDS encoding radical SAM protein: MMKSINEEIPLAVKTPVEKIPEVPLTRLETLWMQVGGTLCNLQCTHCFISCGPQNHSHEMMTLQQVQKTLEEAKELGVQDYYITGGEVFINPEIFAILEAILSFGPLDVLTNGTLITPEKSAKLKDIQNRSSFPLQFRVSMESFDEEENNKIRGKGTYHRAVEGIRNLSEAGFSPILTITRSWEEEQDAAMEGKFLEFLRRNNVPKPRIKILPGFLLGRLAENIRQYDGDEHVTEKCFESYDITNLQCSSSRMATGKGVYVCPILVEHDEARMGDTLKDTLRPFPLTQSACYTCRVTGMTCKS, translated from the coding sequence ATGATGAAATCAATCAATGAAGAAATCCCTTTGGCGGTGAAAACACCCGTTGAGAAAATTCCTGAAGTCCCTCTCACCCGGCTTGAGACGTTGTGGATGCAGGTGGGGGGCACGCTGTGCAACCTGCAATGCACCCATTGCTTTATCAGTTGCGGTCCGCAGAATCACAGTCACGAGATGATGACCCTTCAGCAGGTGCAGAAAACTCTAGAAGAAGCGAAAGAGTTGGGCGTTCAGGATTATTACATCACCGGCGGCGAGGTGTTCATCAACCCGGAGATATTTGCAATCCTGGAAGCCATCCTTTCTTTTGGCCCACTGGATGTGCTCACCAACGGGACGTTGATCACTCCGGAAAAATCCGCGAAACTCAAAGATATTCAGAACCGCTCGAGCTTTCCTTTGCAGTTTCGCGTCAGCATGGAAAGTTTTGATGAAGAGGAAAATAACAAAATTCGCGGCAAAGGCACCTACCATCGGGCGGTGGAGGGAATCCGTAACCTTTCTGAAGCCGGATTCTCGCCCATTCTGACGATCACCCGCAGTTGGGAGGAGGAACAGGACGCGGCAATGGAAGGAAAGTTTCTGGAGTTTTTGCGTCGAAACAATGTGCCGAAACCCCGGATCAAGATTCTTCCCGGTTTTCTTTTAGGCCGACTGGCGGAAAATATCCGGCAGTACGATGGCGACGAGCACGTCACCGAAAAATGTTTTGAATCCTACGACATCACCAACCTGCAATGTTCTTCATCCCGCATGGCGACAGGCAAAGGCGTTTATGTCTGCCCCATTCTCGTGGAGCACGATGAAGCCCGAATGGGAGACACGCTGAAGGACACCCTGCGTCCGTTTCCCCTGACCCAATCCGCCTGCTATACTTGCCGCGTCACCGGCATGACCTGCAAATCCTGA
- the purQ gene encoding phosphoribosylformylglycinamidine synthase subunit PurQ, which yields MKCGVVVFPGSNCDHDCYHILKHIFEIDTRWIWHKDDAALDDYDFIVLPGGFSYGDYLRAGAIAKFSPVMKAVIHYANKGGRVLGICNGFQILVESGLLPGALIQNRSRKFICKTVSTRVETADTPFTSLCKNQPVLKIPIAHQDGNYFAPPETIKEMTKNGQIILRYCNAEGKVSDASNPNGSIESIAGVANKEKNVLGMMPHPERCADPLWPNRDGQLIFKSLIQSL from the coding sequence ATGAAGTGCGGCGTTGTTGTTTTTCCAGGGTCCAATTGCGACCACGATTGTTATCATATCCTCAAACACATTTTTGAGATCGATACCCGGTGGATATGGCATAAAGATGATGCCGCTCTCGATGATTATGATTTCATCGTTCTTCCCGGTGGTTTTTCTTATGGGGATTATCTCAGAGCAGGGGCTATCGCCAAATTTTCCCCGGTCATGAAAGCCGTGATCCACTATGCGAACAAGGGAGGCCGGGTTTTAGGGATTTGCAACGGATTCCAGATTCTTGTCGAATCGGGTCTGCTTCCCGGAGCGCTCATTCAAAACCGATCGCGAAAATTTATCTGCAAAACCGTATCCACTCGCGTGGAAACAGCAGACACGCCTTTTACAAGTCTCTGTAAAAACCAACCGGTTTTGAAAATTCCCATCGCCCACCAAGATGGCAATTATTTCGCGCCGCCGGAAACTATAAAAGAAATGACAAAAAATGGCCAAATTATTCTCAGGTACTGCAATGCCGAAGGAAAGGTCTCTGACGCATCGAACCCCAACGGCTCCATCGAAAGTATTGCCGGGGTCGCTAATAAAGAAAAAAATGTACTGGGAATGATGCCTCATCCCGAACGCTGCGCCGATCCGCTCTGGCCCAACAGGGACGGCCAACTCATTTTTAAATCACTCATCCAATCACTCTGA
- a CDS encoding glycosyltransferase family 39 protein: MGGFFFLSIYLFTGQGSIQSADGKIMYLLTQSMVENHSLSFTERVSQGDLEGAKFSKYGIGMSVLAVPFYITGKALSAVLPVEPSYATLFCVSMVNAFISALTCLLIYRLGRERFGFFHRTSVLLAIGYGLSTIAWFYSEDFMSEPATSLFLLAAVFSVTGSDAGQKKRNLLWAGVFIGLALTCRLATLVTVPGFLLYMILNRENAPAWKIRSLIMNTARFLIPVACFICLIFLYNYVRFQNIFETGYEKGFGTEGWTGLLGILFSPGKSVFLYNPLLIVGCLALPAFIKTKSKMAWLFGWIVGVHLVLFSFWHSWYGGSGWRPRLMLVALPYLILPVGFLLQRAKGKAGIIAVMIVGICIQVPSVTVNISRYYYDLRQQYQDQAHDMLLYSPAHSPLIGQVQQVAKVFARLNDKAFMDRLVTQAQAGKKFLGTSDAEVLEKGLAVNAPNFWWVFMILFGYPAYLTFVPAIVLLSTSLFCGYKLYKTQEDRI; the protein is encoded by the coding sequence ATGGGTGGTTTTTTTTTTCTATCCATTTACCTGTTTACAGGCCAGGGGTCCATTCAATCGGCGGATGGAAAAATCATGTACCTTCTCACCCAGAGCATGGTGGAAAACCACAGCCTGAGTTTCACCGAGCGGGTCAGCCAGGGCGATCTGGAAGGGGCAAAATTCTCCAAATACGGAATTGGCATGAGTGTGCTGGCGGTGCCGTTTTATATTACCGGAAAAGCCCTGTCTGCAGTGCTTCCTGTTGAGCCGTCTTACGCCACTCTATTTTGCGTGAGCATGGTCAATGCATTCATCAGCGCTCTGACTTGCCTGCTCATTTACCGTTTGGGACGTGAGCGGTTTGGTTTTTTCCATCGAACGTCCGTCCTGCTGGCGATTGGCTATGGGTTGTCCACCATCGCCTGGTTTTACTCCGAGGATTTTATGAGCGAACCGGCCACTTCGCTGTTTCTGCTGGCCGCCGTATTTTCAGTGACGGGAAGTGATGCAGGCCAAAAAAAGCGCAACCTGCTGTGGGCGGGAGTTTTTATAGGCCTGGCCCTGACCTGTCGGTTGGCCACGTTGGTTACGGTTCCGGGTTTTCTGCTTTATATGATTCTAAACAGAGAAAACGCTCCCGCCTGGAAGATCAGAAGCCTTATTATGAATACTGCTAGGTTTCTGATTCCCGTCGCCTGCTTTATCTGTCTGATCTTTTTATACAATTACGTTCGTTTCCAGAATATTTTTGAAACAGGGTACGAAAAAGGCTTTGGAACTGAGGGATGGACCGGGTTGCTCGGCATTCTTTTTTCCCCCGGTAAATCGGTTTTTTTATATAATCCCCTCCTCATAGTCGGCTGCCTGGCGCTTCCGGCGTTTATTAAAACCAAAAGCAAAATGGCCTGGCTTTTTGGATGGATCGTTGGGGTCCACCTTGTTCTTTTTTCTTTCTGGCACAGCTGGTATGGCGGCTCGGGCTGGCGGCCCCGGTTGATGCTGGTGGCGCTGCCTTATTTGATTTTGCCCGTGGGTTTTCTATTGCAGCGAGCCAAAGGTAAGGCAGGAATCATCGCTGTCATGATTGTGGGGATTTGCATTCAGGTCCCTTCGGTGACGGTCAATATTTCCCGCTACTATTACGATTTGCGCCAACAGTATCAGGATCAGGCCCACGACATGCTGTTGTACTCCCCGGCGCACTCGCCGCTCATCGGTCAGGTTCAGCAGGTGGCCAAAGTTTTTGCGCGCCTGAATGACAAGGCGTTCATGGACCGACTGGTGACCCAGGCTCAGGCCGGTAAAAAATTTTTGGGGACTTCTGATGCAGAAGTTCTTGAAAAAGGACTCGCTGTCAATGCGCCTAATTTCTGGTGGGTATTCATGATTTTGTTCGGTTATCCTGCCTACCTCACTTTTGTCCCGGCCATTGTTCTCTTGTCCACCAGCCTGTTTTGCGGGTATAAATTATATAAAACTCAAGAAGATAGAATTTAG